One window from the genome of Bradyrhizobium xenonodulans encodes:
- a CDS encoding Bug family tripartite tricarboxylate transporter substrate binding protein, which translates to MFRFPVRLVGAAVALTLAAATPSVAQQLELKLMAPAAPGGGWDQTARSMQQALVAAGVARSVQVTNVPGAGGSVGIAQFVNGAKGDGNQLMVNGFVMVGALAMNKSPVTLEQVTPIARLTEEIQVIVVPANSPIKTAQDLAAAVKADIAKVTFAGGSAGGVDHVMAALFAGAVGADAKKINYIPFSGGGESLAAILGGKVTAGISGMSEYEGQIKSGKLRAIGVTSEKRIAGSDIPTFKEQGIDLVIANWRSVVAPPGITPEQRKTLSDAVEKMVKSDAWKEILKQKGWEDAYLGGDAFADFLKKETVRVTDVLKSVGLVKS; encoded by the coding sequence ATGTTTCGATTTCCCGTGCGCCTTGTCGGCGCAGCCGTCGCGCTGACCCTTGCGGCGGCGACGCCGAGCGTCGCCCAGCAGCTCGAACTCAAGCTGATGGCGCCGGCCGCGCCCGGTGGCGGCTGGGACCAGACCGCGCGCTCGATGCAGCAGGCGCTGGTCGCCGCGGGCGTCGCGCGCAGCGTGCAGGTGACCAACGTTCCCGGCGCCGGCGGCAGCGTCGGCATTGCCCAGTTCGTCAACGGCGCCAAGGGCGACGGCAACCAATTGATGGTCAATGGCTTCGTCATGGTCGGCGCGCTCGCCATGAACAAATCGCCGGTGACGCTGGAGCAGGTGACGCCGATCGCGCGCCTCACGGAGGAAATCCAGGTGATCGTGGTGCCCGCGAATTCGCCGATCAAGACTGCGCAGGATCTGGCTGCCGCGGTGAAGGCCGATATCGCCAAGGTGACCTTCGCCGGCGGCTCGGCCGGCGGTGTCGACCATGTGATGGCGGCGTTGTTCGCAGGCGCCGTCGGCGCCGACGCGAAGAAGATCAACTACATCCCGTTCTCCGGCGGCGGCGAGTCGCTGGCGGCGATCCTCGGCGGCAAGGTCACAGCGGGCATTTCGGGGATGAGCGAATATGAAGGGCAGATCAAGTCCGGCAAGCTGCGCGCGATCGGCGTGACCTCGGAGAAGCGCATCGCAGGCAGCGACATCCCGACGTTCAAGGAGCAAGGCATCGACCTCGTGATCGCCAATTGGCGTTCGGTGGTCGCGCCTCCCGGCATCACGCCGGAGCAGCGCAAGACATTGAGCGATGCGGTCGAGAAGATGGTGAAGTCTGACGCCTGGAAGGAGATCCTCAAGCAGAAGGGCTGGGAGGATGCCTATCTCGGCGGCGACGCCTTTGCCGACTTCCTGAAGAAGGAAACGGTGCGCGTCACCGATGTGCTGAAATCGGTCGGCCTGGTCAAGTCATGA
- a CDS encoding tripartite tricarboxylate transporter TctB family protein: protein MSSSDPVQPPRRVDRAGIVIAALLAGFAAVLVWDARGLQSTAMYGMGPEAMPVVIAVGLALLAIGNFIDALRGNLPARESADPVPVVLILVGLALLIAIIGFGGGFILATSALFVTTSAAFGRRAIIIDSVIALVMSTLIYLAFDRLLTLSLPAGPLERLL from the coding sequence ATGAGCTCGAGCGATCCCGTCCAGCCGCCGCGGCGCGTCGATCGCGCCGGCATCGTCATCGCTGCGCTGCTCGCAGGTTTTGCGGCGGTGCTGGTCTGGGATGCGCGCGGCCTGCAATCCACCGCGATGTACGGCATGGGGCCGGAGGCGATGCCGGTCGTGATCGCCGTTGGCCTCGCGCTGCTCGCGATCGGCAATTTCATCGATGCGTTGCGCGGCAATCTGCCGGCGCGTGAGAGCGCCGATCCCGTGCCTGTTGTCCTGATCCTCGTCGGCCTGGCGCTGCTGATCGCCATCATCGGTTTCGGTGGCGGCTTCATCCTGGCGACATCGGCGCTGTTCGTCACGACGTCGGCGGCGTTCGGGCGCCGTGCCATCATCATCGACAGCGTCATCGCCCTGGTGATGTCGACACTGATTTATCTCGCGTTCGACCGCCTGTTGACGCTGAGCCTTCCCGCCGGCCCCCTGGAGCGACTGCTGTGA
- a CDS encoding IclR family transcriptional regulator, producing the protein MGKNVIRRKSLEPRSPSEADHDARDGGVQSVDRALSILETLSEDDEGYRLSDLAVRTGLSASTVHRLLATLESRRFVQFDRAESKWHVGVRSFTVGASFARRRNFSTQAIPYLRKLRDLTRETANLAVVDDEFIIVLTRMESREIMRSLTQVGGRVPMVTSGVGKAVLATYSDEDVGAVIRHHGMPRLTEKSIVRPSDLFKELERIRKQGYALDDEEASMGLRCVAAVVYNDCAEPLAAISVSGMTSRLTDQRLPEIGQIVRDVAAELTAALGGVIPAPR; encoded by the coding sequence ATGGGCAAGAACGTGATCCGGCGCAAATCTCTCGAGCCCCGATCGCCATCGGAGGCTGACCACGATGCGCGCGACGGCGGCGTACAGTCCGTTGACCGCGCGCTGTCGATCCTCGAAACCTTGTCCGAAGACGACGAAGGCTATCGCCTCAGCGATCTCGCCGTCCGCACCGGCCTGTCGGCCTCGACCGTGCATCGCCTGCTGGCGACACTGGAGAGCCGCCGCTTCGTGCAGTTCGACCGCGCCGAATCCAAATGGCATGTCGGCGTGCGCAGCTTCACGGTGGGCGCGAGCTTCGCGCGGCGGCGCAATTTCTCCACGCAGGCCATTCCCTACTTGCGCAAGCTGCGCGATCTCACCCGCGAGACCGCCAATCTCGCCGTCGTCGACGACGAGTTCATCATCGTGCTGACCCGCATGGAGAGCCGCGAGATCATGCGCTCCCTGACCCAGGTCGGCGGCCGCGTCCCGATGGTAACCTCCGGCGTCGGCAAGGCAGTGCTCGCGACCTATTCCGACGAGGATGTCGGCGCGGTCATCCGCCACCACGGCATGCCCCGCCTGACCGAGAAATCGATCGTGCGGCCGAGTGACCTGTTCAAGGAGCTCGAGAGAATCCGCAAGCAGGGCTACGCCCTCGACGACGAAGAGGCCTCCATGGGCCTGCGCTGTGTTGCTGCGGTCGTCTATAACGACTGCGCCGAGCCGCTCGCGGCGATTTCGGTCTCCGGCATGACCAGCCGGCTGACCGACCAGAGGTTGCCGGAAATCGGGCAGATCGTGCGGGATGTCGCCGCCGAACTGACGGCTGCGCTCGGCGGGGTGATCCCGGCGCCCCGCTAA